The nucleotide window GTCGAGCAACTTGCTTGCCTTGCGGATGTCGCTGTCGGACAGGTCGTCCGGCACTTCGGCGGGCACCGCCCAGACAGTGCGCATCGGCAGGCTGGTTGCCAGCACGCGTCCGTCGCGATCTTCGATCTTGCCGCGCACGGCGGGCATCACGATGGTGTGCTCGTAGCGCTTTTCGCCCTGCGCGATGTAGAACCCGTTGCCCGGGCCGGCAATCCAGAACGCCCGCACGACCAAACCAATGAACGCCAGGGTGATGCCGATGACGACGAGTTTGGAGCGCCACAGCGATGTGCGCGATTGCAATACCGGACTGGAGGCGAACGTGACGTCCTTGGGCTGGCGATTCTTTTGCATGGCGCTCGCGGGGCGTTGAGAGGCGTGAACAGCACTGAGCCGGTGGCAAACCCTGGCTCGAATTCTAGGCGAGATAGCGTAGCACGCAAGTGACTGTTGCAATAGCGCAAAAGCCCCGTCGGACGGGGCTTTCAGGGTATATTTCGATGCGGATGCGCGGCATTTCCATCAGGGTCTCGACAGGTGAAACCGAGCATGCTTTTTCGCGATGGATTTTTGCCCGGAGCGATACGTCGTCGCGCACCCCGCTTCTGGTTTGCCATCGGCTGCCGCCGCCTATTTTTCCGCCCCGAACCGCACGTCGCCATACCAGGCATGTGCACTCGCATGGGTGTTGTCGCTGTCGGTGAAAACGCCGTAACCCAGCAGCCTGCCCGGCTTCTCCCTGAACACCCGCTCGTAATCGGCCGCGAGGTTTCGGCTGAACGTCTGCCACTTGCCGAGCGACGCATCGCCTCCCGCCACCACGAGCATCTGCACCCGGTCGGTGTGCGGGTTCTGGATGACGCCGCCCGGCACGGCGTCGTTGGACCAGATGTACATGAGCGTGGCGTATGGCAGGTCTTCGCCGCCCGCCTTGGCCAATGTCATCGTCGCGCGATCGCCGAACGGCAGCTTCGACTTGTCGCCATCGAAGAAGAACACGAGCCGCGCCGGTGAATCTTCCTTGTCGGCCACACGGTTGTCCGCGCCCGGGATGGCGTTGTCGACTTTCCAGCGCCATGTCACGACAGGCGTCGCGCCCAGGTCGATCCGGTCGCCCTTGGCCATGAGCGCCGAGGCGGAATCGGCGGCGTTCGCTTCGACGACGTTGCTCCGACCATCGGCGACGACGGTGTACGTCGTCAGCTTCTTGCCGCTCACGACCGGCAGGTTCTGCCAGCCGGCGAGCGAGGTGCTGCCGGGCGCCGCCCGCGAAAACGCGACGGCGGCGACGGCCGGGGGCGGCGGCGCGGCGGCGTCGGCCGCGAACACCGGGTCAACGGGCCCGAGTCCGGCGATCAGGCAGGCCGCCGCGCCAAGCACGCGTAGCGGTGGAACATTCGGGGAACGCACTGAGCGAAGCGGCGAAACGATGCGAGGCATGGTGAGCGACTCCGGCGTTTGCGACGTTTGTGACGTTTTTGACGTTTTCCCCTCGAAACGCGGCGCCCGACCGCGCGGGCTCAGCGCTGCTGCATGGCCACACGCAGGCCGAGGCCGATGAAGAGGCTGCCGATGATCTTGCCCTGCCAGCGCAGCAGCCACGTGAAGCGCTTCACGAATCTGCCCAGTGGACGCACCGACAAGGCGATCGCGGCGGTATACAGCGCGCTCATGGCGACGAATACCATGCCGAGCACCAGGAATTGCAGGAAGACGTTGCCCTCGTGCGCATGCACGAACTGCGGCATGAACGCGAGAAAGAAGAGCGCCGTCTTGGGATTGAGCACTTCGGTCGCCACGGCCTGCACGAAGGCGCGTCCCGGCGATACGCGAGGGGCCGCCGGCAATTGCGGGTCGCTCGGAGGCTCGCGCAACGCCTTGATGCCCAGATAGATCAGGTACGCCGCCCCCACGTATTTGACGACATCGAATGCCAACGCGGAGGTCATCAGCACGGCCGACAATCCGACAGCCGCGCACAAGGTGTGCACGAGATCGCCCAACGCGATTCC belongs to Pandoraea pnomenusa and includes:
- a CDS encoding DUF3047 domain-containing protein; this translates as MPRIVSPLRSVRSPNVPPLRVLGAAACLIAGLGPVDPVFAADAAAPPPPAVAAVAFSRAAPGSTSLAGWQNLPVVSGKKLTTYTVVADGRSNVVEANAADSASALMAKGDRIDLGATPVVTWRWKVDNAIPGADNRVADKEDSPARLVFFFDGDKSKLPFGDRATMTLAKAGGEDLPYATLMYIWSNDAVPGGVIQNPHTDRVQMLVVAGGDASLGKWQTFSRNLAADYERVFREKPGRLLGYGVFTDSDNTHASAHAWYGDVRFGAEK
- a CDS encoding LysE family translocator, encoding MPTLATLATFVVVVLGLFLIPGPAVLLTITRTVQGGRRAGVMTGVGIALGDLVHTLCAAVGLSAVLMTSALAFDVVKYVGAAYLIYLGIKALREPPSDPQLPAAPRVSPGRAFVQAVATEVLNPKTALFFLAFMPQFVHAHEGNVFLQFLVLGMVFVAMSALYTAAIALSVRPLGRFVKRFTWLLRWQGKIIGSLFIGLGLRVAMQQR